ATAGATCAGCGGGCTGATCAGGAAGCCGATCCACGGCAGCCCCATCATGAGTTCGCCCGTCTCCCGGTAGGCGGCGACGCTCGTGTCCTCGACGACCCGCAGGGCGCCGCCGAAGAGCATGAACGGGAACAGCGCGAAGAAGCCCGCGCGGTAGCGCTCGATCTCGAGGCGGCGAACCAGGAAGAGGACCCCGATCGCCATCAGGACGAGCGTCGGGATGTAGCCCGCATAGGAGACGAACGTGTAGCCGGGCTCGGCGGTCGGACCGGCGTTGGCGCCGGCGTTGCTGCAGTGTATTTGCTGGCCGTCGGCCCAGGCGATGCAGCTCCAGCCGTGGGCGTCGGCGACCACCGGTCCCCAGTAGTACTGCCAGATCAGCTCGACGTAGACGGACTGATAGAAGAGGGAGGCGGCGAGCGCCACGCTGACGGCGAGGAGAACGACGGTCGCGGCCCAGATTCGCTCGGCCCCGTACCGTTCGATGAACTCGTCCATGCGAGAGTAGCTGTACGGGGGCCGCTTACCGTTTCCGATTTTTTTGCACCGGACGCCCGACGGATCCCGACCGCCGTCAGTCGCCGCCGTCGTCGATCGTCCGCGCGGCGGCGCGGAGTTCGTCGTGGAGCGCTCCGTTCGAGGCGACCAGCCCCTCGCTGTCGTGGCGCCAGCGGTTCCCCTCGAGGTCCGTCACGGTCCCGCCGGCCGCCCGGATCAGCGCGACGCCCGCGACGGTGTCCCACGGGTTGGCCCGCAGGTTCGTGATCGTCCCCTCGAGGGCGCCCGACGCGACCATCGCGAGCTCGAGCTGGGCGCAGCCGAAGCGACGAACGTCGCCGAAGCGGTCGGTGAGGCCGCGGACCGCCGCGGCGTACTGGTCGCGCTGGTCGAAGTTCCACCAGTAGGTGGGACAGACGGTCGCGGCCTCGGGGTCGGCGCAGTCGCTGACCGAGAGCGGCTCGCCGTTGCGAACGGCCTCCGTCGGCCCGACGCGGTAGGTGTCTCCCAAGGCGGGACAGACGGTGGCCGCACCGATGGGATCGCCGTCACGGACCGCCGCGACGGCCGTTCCGAACGCGCGGATCCCGTTGACGTAGTTGTTCGTCCCGTCGATGGGGTCGACGATCCAGGCCGGCCCCGCCTCGGGGACCGCCTTCAGCGCGTCGTCCTCCTCGCCGACGATCGGATCGTCCGGGTACGAGGCCTCGATCACGTCGATCACGCGCCGTTGAGCCTCGCGGTCGGCCTGCGTGACGACGTCGGTCTTGCCGTCCTTCCGGTCGACCTCGAGCTCGCCGCGAAAGGAGCCCGCGGCGACGTCCGCCCCGGCGCGGGCGGCGTGGACCGCGACGCTCGCGCGCCCGGCGTCCCCATCGTGTTTGCTCATGGTGTTCGTCGGGGCGACGGCGTCAAAAGGCGTTGCCCTTTGGGTCCGGCTCGAACCGCCGGCGCCGCGGCGAGCGCGCGGTCTCGCCGACCGACTCGAGTTCGACGCTCTCGATGGACAGGACTGTTCATTTCACTCGTGTGACGACAGCTTTATTCGGCCCATCGCGTACTCGCCACCATGAGCGCCGATGAGCGGTCCCGCGAGAAGCGGGGACGAGACGAGCCGGAAGCGCAGGAGGCACTCGACGACGAGACGATCCGAGAGGCCGTCGAGCAGTCCTCGCGCGGGGTTCCGGCCGCCGGGGCCGTCGTCCGCGACCGGTTCTCGGCGGACGAGATCTTCCACCGGATCGTCGCCGCGGCCGACGACGAGATCACGACCGGGATCCGGGAGCTGTTCTTCAGCGCGCTGGCGGCGGGCTTCGCGATCACGCTGACGTTCATGCTCTACGCGTCGCTGACCGACGGGACCGGCGGCGCGCCGATCGTCGGCGCGCTCCTCTATCCGCTGGGCTTCGTCTACATCATCATCGGCGACTACCAGCTGTTCACCGAGAACACGCTGCCGCCGGTCGCGCTCGTCCTCGAGCGACTGGCGAGCGTGCCGGCGCTGCTGACCGTCTGGACGATCGTGCTGTTCGGCAACCTGCTCGGCGGCGCACTGGGCGCGTACGTGCTGGCGAACACGGGGGTCTTCTCCCCGTCCGTCATGTCCACCGCGGTCGGGATCGCCGAACAGGGGGTCGAAACGGCGTGGTGGAGCCTGTTCTTCAAGGGGGCGTTCGCCGGCCTGCTCGTCGCGGGCGTCGTCTGGCTCGACTACGCGTCCCAGGACACGACCGCGCGGCTGGTGCTGGTGTACGTCGCCTTCCTCGCGATCCCGGTCGGGAACCTCTACCACGGCGTGGTCTCGGCGACCGAAGTGCTGTTTCTCGCCTTCCGCGGCGAGCTGGCGCTCGCGACCGGCGCGATCGACTTCGCCCTCCCCGTGCTCCTCGGAAACACCATCGGCGGCGTGTTGCTCGTAACGGTCGTCAACTACTTCCAGGCGGTCGAACGCGAGTACCAGGAGCAGAACTACGTGCTCACGTTCCGCGAACTCTGCTTCGGCAGGTTCGCCCGCGGCGATTACTCGCCGCCGCCGCGGGACGATTGAACGCGGTCGCGGGCCCGCCCGCGGTCGGTCCGAACCGGTTTCCGCGCTTCGAAGCGATCGAAAACGAGACGGCGGCGCACGGAACGCGGCGACGCCGAGCGACCGGCCGACGACGCCTTCAGCTCTCCTCCGGGTCGAACGAGGCCTCGAGCGTGACCACGTACCGTTCGGTCTCCCCCTCGCGATCGGTCTCGGTCGGCTCCGAGTCGATCTCGACCCCGCTGACGTGTTCGATCGTTCCGTCGGCGGCGTCCATCGCGTTCTGTACGGCGTCCTCCCACGATTCGGTCGAGCTCCCGACCAGCTCGACGATTTCGGCTCGCTCACCCATTGCCGTCCCGATTGACGCCACCAACTGGTAAATGATACGGCCCGTCCGACCGACGGAGACGACGCTCTCGAGTCGTGTAATTGCGAAGACAAACCGTCGTCGTACCGACCGACGGCCGGTAGAACCCGGCGTTTACATCCGCGATGGAGGGGGTCGCTGCAGCGGCTCGTCCGAGCGGACGACTCCGCGTCGCTCGAGCGGGAGGTACCGAGACGCGATTCGAGAACGTCTCGCGATCGAGGGCGCGGCGGCCCCGATCAGACGAGCTGGATGAGGTTTCCGTTACACGTGACGTGGAGATCGCGTCCGAGCGTGTATCCCTGGTTCGAGGCGAGGTCGACGTACCCCGAGAAGCCCTTCATGTTCTGGTGAGCCGGGATGACGTGCTGGGGCTGGAGGGCGTCGAGCATCTCGTAGTGGCCCTCCTGGCGGAGGTGACCCGAGACGTGGATGTCGGAGTAGATCCGCGCGCCCTGCATGCCGAGCAGTTTCTCGGCCTGGTAGCGCTGGCCCTCGTTGGTCGGCTCCGGAATGATTCCGGCCGAGAAGACGACCTTGTCGCCGTCGTCCAGTTCGTAGGGCGTCTCGCCGCGGCCCATCCGAGTGAGCATCGCGCGGGGTTCGCCCTGGTGGCCGGTGACGACGGGCAGGTAATCTTCCTTCCCCTCGTTCATGATGCGCTCGAACGTGCGGTCGACGGAGTTTCGGTGCCCGAACATGCCGAGGTCGTCCGGGAACTCGGCGAAGCCCATCCGTTCGGCGGTGCCCGAGTACTGTTCCATCGAGCGGCCCAGCAGGACGGGCTGGCGGCCGATGTCCTTCGCGAACTCGACTAAGCTCTTCACGCGGGCGATGTGACTCGAGAAGGTGGTGGCGACGATGCCGCCGTCGTAGTCTTCGACGCTGTAGAGGACGTCCCGGAGGTGTTCCCGGGCGACCCGCTCGGACTGGGTGCGGCCCTTCTTGTTAGCGTTGGTGCAGTCCTCGATGTAACAGAGGACGCCCTCGCCTTCGCGACCGATCTCGCGGAACCGCTTCATGTCGATCGGATCGCCGATGACGGGCGTGTGGTCCATCCGCTTGTCGAGCCCGTAGACGATCGCGCCCTCCGGGGTGTGGAGGACGGGGTTGATCGCGTCGATGATCGAGTGGGTGACGTTGACGAACTCGAGTTCGATCTTTCCGGAGTCGCCGATCGACATCGTCTCGCCGGCGTCCATCTTCACGAGGTCGTTCCCGCTGTCGAACTTCTGCTCGTCCGCGAGTTCGCCCTTGACGAGTTCGATCGTGAACGGCGTCGCGACCACCGGCGCGTCGTACCGGTGGGCCAGCTTCGAGATGGCGCCGATGTGGTCCAAGTGGCCGTGGGTCGGGACGATCGCTTTCACGTCGCCCTCGAGGTCGCTCATGATCCGATCGTCGGGGATCGCCCCCATGTCGATCAGGTCCAGGCTGTGCATCCCCTCCGTGCGGAGGTTGTCGTGGATCAGCACCTTCGACAGGTTCAGCCCCATGTCGAAGATGACGATGTCGGTTCCCGCGCGGACGGCGGTCATCTGCCGTCCGACTTCCTCGTAGCCGCCGATTGTTGCGATTTCGATTTCCATAGGAAACGCCGATCATAGCGGCCTGTCACAGATGCGGTAGTCGAACTCGACTGCCGTGCGACTCCGTCGGCGGGCGCGAACGACGCGTTCGTTCCCGCTCCCGACGCAGTGTGTGAAAGACAGCGCGTCTTTCGGTCGTCCGTACAGTCGACCCTCGGACGTATATACCCGCGGTTCGCTCGAGGCCGAGCGTCGAACCGCTACTTGACGGCCGTGACGGGCGACGGGCTCTGCCGAACGACGGTTTCGGCGACGCTCCCGACGACGATTCTGGCGATCCCCGTTCGGCCGTGGGTCCCGATAACGACGTGATCGACGTCCGCGGCCTCCGCGTACTCGGTGATCGTCTCGCAGGTCGGGCCGATATCGGCGACGCGGCGGATCGAACCGCCACACTCCTCGGCGATCGCGTCGGCGGTTTCCAGCCGCCGCTTCGCGCTCGCGAACAGTTGCCCCGTCTCTTCGGCCTCCGCGTACTCCGACTCGCGCCCGACCTCGTCGATGACCGTCAGCACCGTGATCTCCGCGTCCGGAAAGTTCTCGAGCGCGTGTTCCAGCGCGTGACGGGCGGGCGCCGATCCGTCGAACGGGACGAGAACGCGGTCGTTCATGGGTGATCTACGGTATCAATAGGCATAGCTATTCCGCAGGAGCGCGTCGGACGAATTACTGCAGTCAGAGCTCCGACTGGTCGGTTCGAGCGGCACGGAGAAGTTTGCGAGGGAAGATCGCTCCGTGTTGATCTTCCGCATCTTTACCGGTGCTTTCGCACCGCATGCGATGCGAGGGAAGGGAATCGAACCCTTGAACGTCTACACGAGCGGATCTTGAGTCCGCCGCCGTTGGCCGCTTGGCTACCCTCGCACGCAGTGGCGGATTCTCGCCTCTTCGGGTTAAATTGTCCGATTCGTACGCGGAGCGCGACCGGCGTTGAAAACGCTTAGGGTCCCGCACCCGGTAGCGCCGACCGTGAGCGAGAACCGCGTCGTTCAGGGGCGAATGGTTACGGCCGAGAAACTGGCCGAGATGGTCGAGGGCGACTCCGTCATGGAGGTCGACTCCATCGAGGAGGCCGACCGGGACTGTCCGGACTGCGGCGGCAACGTCCTCGAGGTGACCTACATGCCGTCGGTCACCGAGCTCGTCACCGGCTGGAAGTGCCAGGACTGCGACTGGAGCGAGGCAGACCGGGACTGAGCGGTCCGTCGTCGGTCGCAGGCGGCTCGAGCAGCGACCGCGTTTTCGATCGGCGAGCAGTAGCGAGTAGCACGATTTGCTTCTACAGAACGCCTCTGAGAATGCGTGTATCAGTTCGACAGCCGGGTGCTCGGATTACCCGACTCGCGCGTCGCGGCCGTGATCCGTCCCGGATCCGAGGCGACATTTGAGAACGCCACCGGCGCCGACGAGAACGAATAGGGACCCGCTGGCGAGCAGCAGGTACAATCCCGACCCGACTGCATACCGTTCGACCGACCAGTAGCTGTGAAAGATGTCGCCGAACACCCAGAGTAACAGTCCGCCGGCACCGACGAGTGCGATATCCGGTCGCCAGGGTCGGAATCGGGCTAGTACGGCGACGCCGACGACGGCCACGACGAGTACAATGACGGCCGGGTCGATACCGCGGAGGCCGGTCTCCATACCCGACACGTATTCTGTGGTGTAGACCGCCCGTCCCTGTAGCCGACCGGACGCTTCCGAACCCACGGGAGCCACACTCCAACGACCCCCAGGACCGCCGCGACGATCGTCGCGACGAGAGACGCCGGTGACGGAGTGTTCGCCATACGGTTTCTTTTCCCCACCTCTGGGAAGTGTCTTCCCGTGCTAAACCGCGTTTCGATCCCTGTACCGGACGAAGAAGACGACGGTCGGTGTGGACGCGTCACCGACGGTTCTCCCGCGATCGGTGCGCGAACTATTCGCCCTCGAGCGGCTCCCCGCGCCGATCGATGCGCGTCGCCGGCAGCCCGGCTCGATCGGCGTGTTCGCGGATGGCATCCTCGCTCTCGGCTCGGTAGTGACAGAACGTGCCGGTGACGTCGCCGTCCTCGGTGGTCAGGACTTCGGATTCGACCCATCGGATGCCGACGCCCTCGTCCCGGAGGGTCGACAGTGCCTCTCCGGATTGCTCGCCGGCCGCCTCCAGTTCAGCCTCGGTGATCGGTTCGTCCAGCTCGCGGAGGATGAGGAAGTCCTCCAGCTCTTGCTCGCGATCGTGTTCGGACATGGTGTTTCAAGTGTTATCATACACCATGACGGGTCATAAACCCGGAGGAGCCGGTCCGCGCTAGCGGCCGGGCCACCGCTTACCAGATCAGCCAGTCGAGTCCCACCACGACGGCCGCCAGAAAGACGTGCTCGCCGTCGACGACGAACCCGTAGTACAGCGGGCCGCGGTCGGGCGTCGCGAAGGGGATGTAACAGGCGACGTAGCCGTTCATCGCGAGCAGGGAGAGGAACTCGAGGGGGAGGTCGCTCCCGGCGACGACGGCGACGACGGCCGCGGCGATCGCGAGGTTCGCGGCCTGGGAGTACCGACGGGTCGCGGCCGTCCCGAACCGATTCGGAACGGTCGCGATCCCCTCCTGTCGGTCGCCCTCGATGTCCTTGATGTCGAAGATGGCGGCCGCGACGGTGATCATCGCGGTCAGATACACCGCGAACGCGAGGATCTCGAGCGTCCAGAGCCGGCCGTAGTAGTAGCCGACGCCCAGCGGGACGATGCCCCAGGCGAACCCGACGAACAGGTTCTTCACGAGGAAGACCTGCTTGATCCCGCCGACCGAGTAGAGCAAGATGACGATCGGCGGGAGGAAGAGGTAGATCGCACCGGGGAGGCCGAGGGCGAGGGCGACGCCGATGGCGGCGACGTACAGGCCGACGCCCGCGGCGAGCAGCAGTCGGCCGTACCGTTTCGTAAACGAGGCCCGCTCCGGGACGTTTTCCTCGTCCTCCTCGAGGTCGGTGAACCGGTTGACGGTGTAGACGAACAGCGTGGCCGCGAAGACGATAAAGAGGGGGAGCGGCTCGAGGGGCAGATTCGCGAGCAGGATCGTCGTGACGACGACGCTGGTCGTCGACAGCGAGATGAAGAGGTTGCTGTGGACGAGCAGCCGGAGGACCGACTCGAGCGACGACATCCAGCGTCGGGTTCGGTGCGATGCGATCGAGTTGCTCACGAGTTCGGCCACGACCGTGGGAGAACGTGGGATGGAAGACGCTTGAATGCTGTGTTGGCACGGACCGAACGACCCTCGAGAGGGGGTCGATCGGGACGACTCGAGACGGGCGTTTCGCTCGGTATCCCGGTACACCCGCAGGGATAAGTAGCGGCGTTGACTACTCCCGGTATGGCAGAGATTACGTTGACGACGGCGCAGCGGCGGGCGGTGACTGCGCTGGTCAACGAGTATCAGTCGGACGAGTCTCCCGTTCGGGCGAAAACCGTCGCGGCGGAGCTCGGACTCGAAACCGAGAGCGTCCGCCGACAGATGGGTCACCTTC
This portion of the Haloterrigena gelatinilytica genome encodes:
- a CDS encoding DUF4242 domain-containing protein — encoded protein: MSEHDREQELEDFLILRELDEPITEAELEAAGEQSGEALSTLRDEGVGIRWVESEVLTTEDGDVTGTFCHYRAESEDAIREHADRAGLPATRIDRRGEPLEGE
- a CDS encoding UbiA family prenyltransferase — its product is MSSLESVLRLLVHSNLFISLSTTSVVVTTILLANLPLEPLPLFIVFAATLFVYTVNRFTDLEEDEENVPERASFTKRYGRLLLAAGVGLYVAAIGVALALGLPGAIYLFLPPIVILLYSVGGIKQVFLVKNLFVGFAWGIVPLGVGYYYGRLWTLEILAFAVYLTAMITVAAAIFDIKDIEGDRQEGIATVPNRFGTAATRRYSQAANLAIAAAVVAVVAGSDLPLEFLSLLAMNGYVACYIPFATPDRGPLYYGFVVDGEHVFLAAVVVGLDWLIW
- a CDS encoding dodecin family protein, with protein sequence MGERAEIVELVGSSTESWEDAVQNAMDAADGTIEHVSGVEIDSEPTETDREGETERYVVTLEASFDPEES
- a CDS encoding ribonuclease J, which encodes MEIEIATIGGYEEVGRQMTAVRAGTDIVIFDMGLNLSKVLIHDNLRTEGMHSLDLIDMGAIPDDRIMSDLEGDVKAIVPTHGHLDHIGAISKLAHRYDAPVVATPFTIELVKGELADEQKFDSGNDLVKMDAGETMSIGDSGKIELEFVNVTHSIIDAINPVLHTPEGAIVYGLDKRMDHTPVIGDPIDMKRFREIGREGEGVLCYIEDCTNANKKGRTQSERVAREHLRDVLYSVEDYDGGIVATTFSSHIARVKSLVEFAKDIGRQPVLLGRSMEQYSGTAERMGFAEFPDDLGMFGHRNSVDRTFERIMNEGKEDYLPVVTGHQGEPRAMLTRMGRGETPYELDDGDKVVFSAGIIPEPTNEGQRYQAEKLLGMQGARIYSDIHVSGHLRQEGHYEMLDALQPQHVIPAHQNMKGFSGYVDLASNQGYTLGRDLHVTCNGNLIQLV
- a CDS encoding universal stress protein → MNDRVLVPFDGSAPARHALEHALENFPDAEITVLTVIDEVGRESEYAEAEETGQLFASAKRRLETADAIAEECGGSIRRVADIGPTCETITEYAEAADVDHVVIGTHGRTGIARIVVGSVAETVVRQSPSPVTAVK
- a CDS encoding DUF5795 family protein, which codes for MSENRVVQGRMVTAEKLAEMVEGDSVMEVDSIEEADRDCPDCGGNVLEVTYMPSVTELVTGWKCQDCDWSEADRD
- a CDS encoding inositol monophosphatase family protein, whose protein sequence is MSKHDGDAGRASVAVHAARAGADVAAGSFRGELEVDRKDGKTDVVTQADREAQRRVIDVIEASYPDDPIVGEEDDALKAVPEAGPAWIVDPIDGTNNYVNGIRAFGTAVAAVRDGDPIGAATVCPALGDTYRVGPTEAVRNGEPLSVSDCADPEAATVCPTYWWNFDQRDQYAAAVRGLTDRFGDVRRFGCAQLELAMVASGALEGTITNLRANPWDTVAGVALIRAAGGTVTDLEGNRWRHDSEGLVASNGALHDELRAAARTIDDGGD